A genomic stretch from bacterium includes:
- the mutM gene encoding DNA-formamidopyrimidine glycosylase: MPELPEVETIRRGLETTIVGKTIVDVDVLDPYMLSISPEEFREKLKGKRVEGVRRRGKYLIFGLDGNEELIIHLRMTGQLRLNEGEYTRLIFYIDGLKLYFSDLRRMGEMHIVKKGRYDDLEGLATMGPEPLSEAFTLSYLMDVLKKKGGKIKAVLMDQAVVAGIGNIYANEILFEAGIHPERPAKSLTAKEIEDIYNAIRKILKEALEAGGETFSNYVNIYGEAGTYQPRVYQREGEKCIRCGEVIVSKTIGGRSAYFCPNCQR; the protein is encoded by the coding sequence ATGCCCGAATTACCCGAGGTAGAAACGATAAGAAGAGGGCTTGAAACCACAATCGTCGGGAAGACGATTGTGGATGTGGATGTTTTGGACCCTTATATGCTCTCTATCTCCCCCGAGGAGTTCAGGGAAAAACTTAAGGGGAAAAGAGTTGAGGGAGTGAGGAGGAGAGGGAAATATCTTATCTTCGGATTAGACGGAAACGAGGAGCTGATAATCCACCTCAGGATGACTGGTCAGCTTCGCCTAAATGAGGGGGAATATACCAGATTGATATTTTATATAGACGGATTGAAGTTATATTTTTCCGACTTGCGAAGGATGGGGGAAATGCATATAGTTAAAAAAGGCAGATATGATGATTTAGAGGGATTAGCGACTATGGGACCTGAACCATTGAGCGAAGCGTTCACCCTCTCATATTTGATGGATGTTTTAAAGAAGAAAGGAGGGAAGATAAAGGCAGTTCTTATGGACCAGGCGGTGGTAGCGGGGATTGGGAACATATATGCTAATGAGATATTATTTGAGGCGGGAATTCACCCGGAGAGACCCGCAAAAAGCTTGACGGCAAAGGAGATCGAGGATATATATAACGCAATTAGGAAGATTTTAAAGGAGGCATTAGAGGCAGGTGGTGAGACATTCTCAAATTATGTAAACATTTATGGGGAGGCGGGAACATATCAGCCGAGGGTATATCAAAGGGAAGGGGAGAAGTGCATTCGCTGTGGAGAAGTTATAGTGAGTAAGACAATAGGAGGCAGAAGTGCCTACTTCTGCCCTAATTGTCAAAGATAA
- the rpsA gene encoding 30S ribosomal protein S1 — protein MPTSALIVKDKGGPPLVEKQEEIEKEKENENENEMEIDLRETIRPLQRGMIVKGTVVQIDEDGAMVDVGGKAEGLLPADEISLKGRVEPREVLSVGDEVRVFILKADAEESDIIVSKKRADFELTWQKLENAHRKGEILSAMVVDRVKGGVLVDLGVQGFVPYSHLDFSQYRRKNPSYLIGQSIPLKIIELDRSRGKVVLSHKIAVEEERQKRKEEIFANLSEGKVVQGVVKRLTDFGAFVDIGGIEGLLHISDISWSYIKHPKEALKKGQKIEVVILKADKEKERISLGLKQLLPDPWREAEKKYREGDVVQGRVVRLVPTGAFVRLEEGIDAFIPLSHISDRKVSKPEDAVRKGAKVEAKVIDFQPSARRMHLSIKELKRERERQREKQKAQEYLKQQKRTPMTIGDIAGDVLKKLKEEKEEEKKEEEKSD, from the coding sequence GTGCCTACTTCTGCCCTAATTGTCAAAGATAAAGGAGGTCCACCGCTCGTGGAGAAGCAAGAGGAAATAGAAAAGGAAAAGGAAAACGAAAACGAAAACGAAATGGAGATAGACCTGAGAGAGACAATTCGTCCCCTGCAGAGGGGGATGATTGTCAAAGGCACCGTTGTTCAGATTGACGAAGACGGTGCAATGGTGGATGTTGGTGGGAAGGCGGAAGGTTTACTGCCAGCGGATGAGATATCACTGAAGGGAAGAGTGGAGCCAAGGGAGGTTCTCTCCGTGGGTGATGAGGTGAGGGTTTTCATTTTGAAGGCGGATGCTGAGGAAAGCGATATAATCGTTTCCAAGAAGAGAGCGGATTTCGAGCTCACTTGGCAGAAATTGGAGAACGCCCATAGAAAGGGAGAGATTCTTAGCGCTATGGTGGTGGATAGGGTGAAAGGCGGCGTTTTGGTGGACCTCGGGGTGCAGGGATTTGTTCCCTACTCTCACCTTGACTTTTCCCAATACAGGAGAAAGAATCCCAGCTATCTAATTGGGCAGTCCATCCCGCTTAAGATAATAGAGCTGGATAGAAGCAGAGGGAAGGTGGTATTATCACATAAAATAGCGGTGGAGGAGGAGAGGCAAAAGAGGAAGGAGGAGATATTTGCCAATTTGAGCGAGGGGAAGGTAGTGCAGGGCGTGGTCAAGAGGTTGACAGACTTTGGAGCGTTTGTTGATATTGGGGGGATTGAGGGACTACTCCATATCAGCGATATCTCCTGGTCATATATAAAGCATCCGAAGGAGGCTTTGAAGAAGGGGCAGAAGATAGAAGTTGTTATATTAAAGGCAGATAAGGAGAAGGAAAGGATATCATTGGGTTTGAAACAGCTTCTTCCTGACCCATGGCGGGAAGCGGAGAAGAAGTATAGGGAAGGGGATGTTGTGCAGGGCAGGGTGGTGAGGCTGGTTCCCACGGGTGCTTTCGTGCGTTTGGAGGAGGGCATTGATGCGTTTATTCCTCTCTCCCATATAAGCGATAGAAAGGTGAGCAAGCCCGAGGATGCTGTGAGGAAGGGCGCTAAGGTTGAGGCAAAGGTGATAGATTTTCAGCCGTCAGCACGCAGGATGCATTTATCCATAAAGGAGCTCAAGAGAGAAAGGGAACGACAAAGGGAGAAGCAAAAGGCGCAGGAGTATTTGAAGCAGCAGAAGAGGACACCCATGACAATAGGAGATATAGCGGGTGATGTTTTAAAGAAACTAAAAGAGGAGAAGGAAGAGGAAAAGAAAGAGGAGGAGAAGAGTGATTAA
- a CDS encoding dephospho-CoA kinase, translating into MIKVALTGGIASGKSTVLKMFKELGAKVLDCDRIAKALTRKGNRGYKRIVKEFGPEILDDKGRIDRRKLAQIVFFDEEKRKKLNSLIHPLVYERLEERMKRMKEDVVIVDVPLLVESGGEKMFDKVIVVYAEPFVQLNRLIIRGLSEEEALARIRSQASWEERLRVADFVVRGDVDIKETKKEVEKIWKYLKNCLQENERCFRIERKDKQEVHPAC; encoded by the coding sequence GTGATTAAGGTTGCGCTCACGGGCGGGATAGCAAGCGGGAAATCAACCGTTCTGAAGATGTTCAAGGAATTGGGGGCGAAGGTGCTTGACTGCGATAGGATTGCAAAAGCCTTGACAAGGAAGGGGAATAGGGGGTATAAAAGAATCGTGAAAGAATTTGGACCCGAAATATTAGATGATAAAGGAAGGATAGACAGGAGAAAGCTGGCACAGATTGTCTTCTTTGATGAGGAAAAGAGGAAGAAGTTGAATTCCCTCATTCATCCTTTGGTTTATGAGAGATTGGAGGAAAGGATGAAGAGGATGAAAGAAGATGTGGTTATCGTAGATGTTCCTTTATTGGTTGAGAGTGGTGGTGAAAAGATGTTTGACAAGGTTATTGTTGTTTATGCGGAACCTTTTGTCCAATTAAATCGTCTAATCATAAGGGGACTTAGCGAGGAAGAGGCATTAGCCAGGATAAGGTCGCAGGCGAGTTGGGAAGAGAGATTGCGGGTTGCTGATTTTGTTGTTAGAGGGGATGTAGATATCAAGGAGACGAAAAAAGAGGTAGAAAAAATTTGGAAATATTTAAAAAATTGCTTGCAAGAAAATGAGAGATGTTTTAGAATAGAGAGAAAAGACAAGCAGGAGGTGCATCCAGCTTGTTAG